In the Mytilus trossulus isolate FHL-02 chromosome 1, PNRI_Mtr1.1.1.hap1, whole genome shotgun sequence genome, one interval contains:
- the LOC134687441 gene encoding L-threonine ammonia-lyase-like: MSTGQKRTSGAVKSLNGEGSGQAKAPKGSPPIKKARGSKVAESPVIAEISSSSSPVKPETLVDIFCDPENPKKVQFQDVSAAAYKIKTGIFHTPCSKSRLSSQLGMNIYFKKEFLQFTGSFKERGARYALLSLSPEQKKIGVIAASAGNHALALCYHGVDLGIPVTVVMPKIAPLMKVTNCRTYGAEVIIHGKSIFESREFAMKMGKENGKMYINGYDHPHIIAGQGTMGLEILEQVPDLDACIIPVGGGGLLAGTALAIKNLKPSVQVIGVESENCPSFSASLKAKKAVYTESLSTLADGLAVPLVGVNALETAKDYTDKMVVVKEESIALAILRLIEVEKSVIEGAGAVGLAAVIEGLLPELKNKKVVIALCGGNIDTTILGRAIERGLAVDGRLVRFVVTVSDRPGGIAELAKLLSHNGASIKDMFHERAWLKSDVFSVQVKVVAETRDQEHADEIHAILKANYKQVAWGPRYF; the protein is encoded by the exons Atg AGCACAGGACAAAAGCGAACCTCTGGAGCAGTAAAATCACTGAATGGGGAAGGAAGTGGACAAGCAAAGGCACCAAAAGGATCCCCACCCATTAAAAAAGCAAGAGGTTCAAAGGTTGCAGAATCCCCTGTGATTGCAGAAATAAGCTCCAGTAGTAGTCCTGTAAAACCAGAAACATTGGTAGACATTTTTTGTGACCCAGAAAACCCTAAGAAAGTTCAGTTCCAAGATGTTAGTGCTGCAGcttacaaaattaaaactgGAATTTTTCATACACCATGTTCT AAATCCAGACTGTCAAGTCAACTGGGAATGaacatctattttaaaaaagaattcctACAATTTACTGGAAG TTTCAAAGAAAGGGGTGCTAGATATGCTTTGTTATCTTTATCACCA GAACAAAAGAAAATTGGTGTGATAGCAGCCAGTGCAGGGAACCATGCCTTAGCTTTATGTTACCATGGAGTTGACCTTGGTATCCCAGTAACAGTTGTCATGCCAAAAATAGCTCCATTGATGAAAGTTACAAATTGTAGAACCTATGGAGCGGAAGTCATTATACATGGCAAAAGTATATTTGAG tCAAGAGAGTTTGCAATGAAGATGGGGAAAGAAAATGGAAAGATGTATATTAATGG GTATGACCACCCACATATTATAGCAGGACAGGGAACTATGGGATTGGAGATATTAGAACAAGTACCAGATTTAGATGCCTGTATTATACCTGTTGGAGGCGGTGGGTTGCTGGCAGGGACAGCTTTAGccataaaaaatctaaaaccaAGTGTCCAAGTCATT gGAGTAGAGTCTGAGAATTGTCCCAGTTTTTCTGCCTCACTGAAAGCCAAGAAGGCTGTATATACAGAGTCCCTATCCACTTTAGCTGATG GTCTTGCTGTGCCACTAGTTGGAGTGAATGCATTAGAAACAGCTAAAGATTATACTGATAAAATGGTTGTAGTCAA GGAAGAGTCTATAGCCTTAGCCATACTTAGACTTATAGAAGTAGAGAAGTCAGTTATAGAAGGAGCTGGTGCCGTAGGATTAGCTGCTGTTATAGAGGGATTATTACCagaactcaaaaataaaaa AGTTGTAATAGCACTATGTGGAGGTAATATAGATACAACAATTTTAGGTCGTGCCATAGAGAGAGGTTTAGCAGTAGATGGTAGATTAGTGCGATTTGTTGTAACAGTCAGTGACAGACCTGGAGGCATAGCTGAACTTGCCAAGTTACTATCTCATAATGGTGCTAG caTCAAGGATATGTTTCATGAAAGGGCTTGGTTGAAATCTGATGTATTCTCTGTGCAG gttaaagttgtAGCTGAAACCAGGGACCAAGAACATGCAGATGAAATACACGCAATACTAAAAGCTAATTACAAGCAGGTGGCCTGGGGTCCaagatatttttag